A genomic window from Haliaeetus albicilla chromosome 10, bHalAlb1.1, whole genome shotgun sequence includes:
- the CMKLR1 gene encoding chemerin-like receptor 1 isoform X1, with product MSSVPRPAWRELPLCCGTLNRHLSPDPARHPAALGARPPHRRRETMALANLSNYLDDVDNYSDYPDYTYEETSSVWTDPSYEPKDIARILSVIIYSVSCVLGILGNGLVIAIITLKMKKSVNAIWFLNLAVADFLFNIFLPINIAYTAMRYNWIFGTVMCKLNSFLLILNMYTSVLLLTTISFDRYVSVVFPVWSQNHRSTNLAYLVCFIIWTVGIIMSCPSLVFRDTAQARNSVICFSNFSLSRNKSYQALALMRHRTVNITRFLAGYILPITIITFCYIAIVFNLRRNRLAKSKKPFKIIITIIVTFFLCWSPYHLLNLLETEPDMIPRSVFEISIPITTALAASNSCMNPVLYVFMGQDFKKFKVTILSRLVNALSEETGHSSIVHRSFSKMSSMTEKEMTVL from the exons CTCCGTCCCTAGACCTGCGTGGAGGGAGCTGCCTTTGTGCTGTGGGACACTGAACCGCCACCTCTCCCCGGATCCTGCCCGGCATCCAGCTGCGCTGGGAGCACGGCCGCCGCACCGGAGACGAGAG ACAATGGCACTTGCCAATTTGTCCAACTACTTGGATGATGTTGATAACTACAGCGACTACCCAGATTACACCTATGAGGAGACCAGCAGCGTGTGGACAGACCCGTCCTACGAACCGAAAGACATTGCAAGGATCCTCTCTGTCATCATCTACAGTGTGTCCTGTGTGTTGGGCATCCTGGGGAATGGCCTTGTCATCGCAATCATAACTCTGAAGATGAAGAAGTCAGTCAATGCCATCTGGTTCCTCAACCTGGCTGTCGCCGACTTCCTCTTCAACATCTTCCTGCCCATAAACATTGCTTACACGGCTATGCGGTACAACTGGATCTTTGGGACAGTCATGTGCAAGTTgaactccttcctcctcatcctcaaCATGTACACCAGTGTCCTTCTGCTCACCACCATCAGCTTTGATCGCTATGTGTCAGTGGTTTTTCCTGTCTGGTCTCAAAACCATCGGTCGACCAACCTAGCATATTTAGTTTGCTTCATTATCTGGACCGTTGGCATCATTATGAGCTGCCCGTCTCTTGTCTTCCGAGACACAGCACAAGCCCGCAACTCCGTGATTTGTTTTAGCAACTTCTCCCTCTCCAGGAATAAGTCTTACCAAGCCCTGGCACTAATGAGGCACCGAACGGTGAACATCACCAGGTTCCTTGCCGGATACATCCTTCCCATAACCATCATCACTTTCTGCTACATTGCCATTGTCTTCAACTTGCGTCGAAACCGCCTTGCCAAGTCCAAAAAGCCTTTCAAGATCATCATCACCATTATAGTTACCTTCTTCCTTTGCTGGAGTCCCTACCACCTGCTGAACCTCCTAGAAACAGAGCCCGACATGATCCCCCGCTCCGTGTTTGAGATCAGCATCCCCATAACCACGGCGCTTGCTGCCTCCAACAGCTGCATGAACCCCGTCCTCTATGTCTTCATGGGCCAGGACTTTAAGAAGTTTAAGGTCACCATCCTTTCCAGACTGGTGAATGCCCTCAGTGAGGAGACAGGCCACTCCAGCATCGTTCACAGGAGCTTCTCCAAGATGTCTTCAATGACCGAGAAGGAGATGACAGTCCTCTAA
- the CMKLR1 gene encoding chemerin-like receptor 1 isoform X2: MALANLSNYLDDVDNYSDYPDYTYEETSSVWTDPSYEPKDIARILSVIIYSVSCVLGILGNGLVIAIITLKMKKSVNAIWFLNLAVADFLFNIFLPINIAYTAMRYNWIFGTVMCKLNSFLLILNMYTSVLLLTTISFDRYVSVVFPVWSQNHRSTNLAYLVCFIIWTVGIIMSCPSLVFRDTAQARNSVICFSNFSLSRNKSYQALALMRHRTVNITRFLAGYILPITIITFCYIAIVFNLRRNRLAKSKKPFKIIITIIVTFFLCWSPYHLLNLLETEPDMIPRSVFEISIPITTALAASNSCMNPVLYVFMGQDFKKFKVTILSRLVNALSEETGHSSIVHRSFSKMSSMTEKEMTVL, translated from the coding sequence ATGGCACTTGCCAATTTGTCCAACTACTTGGATGATGTTGATAACTACAGCGACTACCCAGATTACACCTATGAGGAGACCAGCAGCGTGTGGACAGACCCGTCCTACGAACCGAAAGACATTGCAAGGATCCTCTCTGTCATCATCTACAGTGTGTCCTGTGTGTTGGGCATCCTGGGGAATGGCCTTGTCATCGCAATCATAACTCTGAAGATGAAGAAGTCAGTCAATGCCATCTGGTTCCTCAACCTGGCTGTCGCCGACTTCCTCTTCAACATCTTCCTGCCCATAAACATTGCTTACACGGCTATGCGGTACAACTGGATCTTTGGGACAGTCATGTGCAAGTTgaactccttcctcctcatcctcaaCATGTACACCAGTGTCCTTCTGCTCACCACCATCAGCTTTGATCGCTATGTGTCAGTGGTTTTTCCTGTCTGGTCTCAAAACCATCGGTCGACCAACCTAGCATATTTAGTTTGCTTCATTATCTGGACCGTTGGCATCATTATGAGCTGCCCGTCTCTTGTCTTCCGAGACACAGCACAAGCCCGCAACTCCGTGATTTGTTTTAGCAACTTCTCCCTCTCCAGGAATAAGTCTTACCAAGCCCTGGCACTAATGAGGCACCGAACGGTGAACATCACCAGGTTCCTTGCCGGATACATCCTTCCCATAACCATCATCACTTTCTGCTACATTGCCATTGTCTTCAACTTGCGTCGAAACCGCCTTGCCAAGTCCAAAAAGCCTTTCAAGATCATCATCACCATTATAGTTACCTTCTTCCTTTGCTGGAGTCCCTACCACCTGCTGAACCTCCTAGAAACAGAGCCCGACATGATCCCCCGCTCCGTGTTTGAGATCAGCATCCCCATAACCACGGCGCTTGCTGCCTCCAACAGCTGCATGAACCCCGTCCTCTATGTCTTCATGGGCCAGGACTTTAAGAAGTTTAAGGTCACCATCCTTTCCAGACTGGTGAATGCCCTCAGTGAGGAGACAGGCCACTCCAGCATCGTTCACAGGAGCTTCTCCAAGATGTCTTCAATGACCGAGAAGGAGATGACAGTCCTCTAA